In Cytobacillus oceanisediminis, the following proteins share a genomic window:
- a CDS encoding IscS subfamily cysteine desulfurase — MKASTEYFGNSRSLHDTGSAAEGLLENCRRELAVILGVESEGIYFTSGGTESNLLAILALLSGSETSGKHIIAGMAEHSSIHSVLEKLRLDKGYEITEIPFGADGRIDLKKLSSAIRDDTVLITIQHGNPEIGTLQPVLEISQLCRQRQILLHSDCVHTFGKSDLKEVARFVDSLSFSAHKFYGPKGVGGVYLKPGRRWSSFLPGVSHEKGFRPGTVNLPGIAGMTVAAQKAYVNLNRHNSHLKTLREALLKELESSQEKFVLYDFEESYQLPSTLGLRLKGVEGQYIMLECNRLGYAVSTGSACSTGMKTVSKTMEALGVTEKKGKEFIRISFGWNTAVEDAKSLGGKLAEMARELVPL, encoded by the coding sequence ATAAAAGCCTCAACTGAATACTTTGGCAACTCCCGCAGCCTCCATGATACCGGGAGCGCAGCAGAAGGTCTTCTTGAAAATTGCCGGAGAGAATTGGCCGTAATTTTAGGCGTTGAGAGTGAAGGAATTTACTTTACCAGCGGAGGTACAGAAAGCAATTTACTCGCAATATTAGCCTTGCTGTCTGGCTCTGAAACATCGGGAAAACATATTATAGCGGGAATGGCTGAACATTCCTCTATTCATAGTGTCTTAGAGAAATTACGCCTTGATAAAGGCTATGAAATTACTGAAATCCCCTTTGGAGCGGATGGCCGTATTGACCTAAAAAAATTAAGTTCGGCCATCAGGGATGATACCGTCTTAATTACCATACAGCATGGCAATCCTGAAATCGGCACATTGCAGCCTGTCCTTGAGATCAGCCAGCTTTGCAGGCAAAGACAAATATTGCTGCATAGTGATTGTGTCCATACTTTCGGCAAATCAGACTTAAAAGAAGTCGCCCGCTTTGTTGATAGCCTGTCCTTTTCTGCCCATAAATTTTACGGGCCAAAAGGGGTTGGAGGGGTTTACCTTAAACCCGGCAGGCGGTGGAGCTCCTTCTTACCCGGCGTATCACATGAAAAAGGTTTCAGGCCAGGCACCGTGAACCTTCCGGGAATTGCCGGAATGACAGTGGCTGCACAGAAAGCTTATGTAAATTTAAACAGACATAACAGCCATCTCAAAACACTGCGTGAAGCACTGCTGAAGGAGCTTGAGTCTTCACAGGAGAAATTTGTGTTATACGATTTTGAAGAATCTTACCAGCTTCCATCTACATTGGGACTTCGGCTAAAAGGGGTGGAAGGGCAATATATCATGCTTGAATGCAACAGACTCGGATATGCCGTATCTACAGGAAGCGCATGCAGCACAGGCATGAAAACTGTTTCTAAAACGATGGAGGCCCTAGGGGTTACAGAAAAAAAAGGCAAGGAATTTATCCGGATTTCTTTCGGGTGGAATACTGCTGTTGAGGATGCAAAGTCACTGGGGGGAAAGCTGGCAGAAATGGCACGGGAACTCGTACCGCTCTAA
- a CDS encoding transcription repressor NadR, with the protein MKEQKKVLGEERRTFLLQLLKESGQPITGGDLAAKTNVSRQVIVGDITLLKARKEPIIATSQGYMYLHQASPASSAERVIACHHDPARTEEELNLLVDHGVTVKDVRIEHPVYGDLTASVMVSTRQEVKQFMDKIQATKASFLSELTDGIHLHTLSAASEQKLDEAEKLLKEAGFLIDQE; encoded by the coding sequence ATGAAGGAACAAAAAAAGGTGCTCGGAGAGGAGCGAAGGACCTTTCTGCTTCAGCTTCTTAAAGAAAGCGGACAGCCCATTACAGGAGGCGACCTTGCAGCAAAAACAAATGTAAGCAGACAGGTAATTGTTGGGGATATCACCCTTCTAAAGGCAAGAAAAGAGCCAATCATTGCCACGAGCCAGGGTTATATGTATCTTCATCAGGCTTCTCCTGCATCTTCAGCCGAGCGGGTCATTGCCTGCCATCATGACCCCGCGAGGACTGAAGAAGAATTGAATCTGCTTGTCGATCATGGGGTTACAGTAAAAGATGTAAGAATTGAACATCCTGTTTATGGTGACTTAACTGCCTCGGTTATGGTATCAACCCGTCAGGAAGTCAAGCAATTCATGGATAAAATTCAAGCCACAAAAGCTTCCTTCTTATCAGAACTGACAGATGGCATTCACCTTCATACTCTTTCTGCAGCCTCAGAACAGAAACTCGATGAAGCTGAGAAATTATTAAAGGAAGCTGGATTTCTTATTGACCAGGAATAG
- the pheA gene encoding prephenate dehydratase, translated as MKIGFLGPKATFTDIAARSLFPNETAVPYPTIPACFDALNENEIELAVVPLENALEGSVNITLDYLIHEVDFPIIGELTAPIRQHFMVHPHHVKEWDKTDVVYSHSHAIAQCHKFLHKELKGIPCESTTSTAAAAQYVKENPDLRAGAIANELAAEVYGLVIVKEDIHDFDFNHTKFIVLSNKELSINEDRKEFAGHKTTVMVTLPADRSGALHQVLSAFAWRKLNLTKIESRPMKTGLGNYFFIIDVDMKQDDVLIPGAVAELEALGCSVKVLGSYPYFQLRNKNTKVLQD; from the coding sequence GTGAAGATAGGATTTTTGGGCCCGAAAGCCACTTTTACAGATATTGCTGCAAGGAGTTTATTTCCGAATGAGACAGCCGTTCCCTACCCAACGATACCTGCCTGTTTTGATGCATTAAATGAGAATGAAATAGAGCTGGCGGTAGTTCCTCTTGAAAACGCATTGGAAGGCTCAGTGAATATTACATTGGACTATTTAATCCATGAAGTGGATTTTCCAATTATCGGCGAACTGACAGCCCCGATTCGCCAGCACTTTATGGTCCATCCCCATCATGTTAAGGAATGGGATAAAACAGATGTAGTCTATAGCCATTCCCATGCTATTGCACAATGCCATAAATTTCTGCATAAAGAGCTGAAAGGAATCCCCTGCGAAAGCACTACTTCAACTGCAGCAGCAGCTCAATATGTAAAAGAAAATCCAGACTTGCGGGCAGGCGCCATCGCTAATGAATTAGCGGCAGAAGTCTATGGACTGGTGATCGTTAAAGAGGATATTCATGATTTTGATTTTAACCATACGAAATTCATAGTTTTATCCAATAAAGAGCTGTCAATCAATGAAGACCGCAAAGAGTTTGCCGGGCACAAGACGACAGTTATGGTGACGCTGCCGGCTGATCGGTCAGGGGCACTTCATCAAGTGCTTTCGGCATTTGCTTGGAGGAAGCTCAATTTGACGAAGATTGAATCAAGGCCGATGAAAACAGGATTGGGAAATTATTTCTTTATCATTGACGTGGATATGAAGCAGGACGATGTCCTTATCCCTGGGGCAGTTGCCGAATTGGAGGCACTGGGCTGCAGCGTTAAGGTTTTGGGAAGCTATCCATATTTTCAGCTTCGCAATAAAAATACCAAAGTTCTTCAGGATTAA
- a CDS encoding ACT domain-containing protein, producing MRKDRFDKKFYLVREDVLPEAMKKTLDAKEMIERGKAESVWDAVQKVDLSRSAFYKYRDTVFPFHTVVKERLITLFFHLEDRSGTLSHLLGVVASSGCNVLTIHQTIPLQGRANVTLSLNVTAMGIEIEELLARLRKLEFVEKVEVLGTGA from the coding sequence ATGAGAAAAGATAGATTCGATAAGAAATTTTATTTGGTTCGCGAAGATGTTTTGCCTGAAGCTATGAAGAAAACATTGGATGCGAAGGAAATGATCGAAAGGGGAAAAGCTGAATCGGTTTGGGATGCTGTCCAAAAAGTCGATTTGAGCAGAAGTGCTTTTTATAAATATAGAGACACTGTGTTTCCTTTCCATACTGTTGTCAAAGAACGGCTGATCACTTTATTCTTTCATTTGGAAGACAGATCGGGGACTTTATCACATTTATTGGGCGTTGTGGCTTCATCGGGGTGCAATGTCCTAACCATACACCAGACCATTCCACTCCAGGGAAGGGCAAATGTCACGCTTTCCCTGAATGTAACTGCAATGGGCATCGAGATTGAGGAGCTCTTGGCAAGGCTTCGAAAATTGGAGTTTGTAGAAAAAGTAGAGGTGCTGGGGACGGGTGCGTGA
- the obgE gene encoding GTPase ObgE, whose product MFVDQVKVYVKGGDGGNGMVAFRREKYVPNGGPAGGDGGKGANVVFEVNEGLRTLMDFRYQRHFKAPRGEHGMSKNQHGRNAKDMIVKVPPGTVVSDAESGEVIADLTEHGQRAVIARGGRGGRGNTRFATPANPAPELSEHGEPGQERDVVLELKLLADVGLVGFPSVGKSTLLSVVSSARPKIAEYHFTTIVPNLGMVETEDGRSFVMADLPGLIEGAHSGVGLGHQFLRHIERTRVIVHVIDMAAVEGRDPFEDYLTINKELKEYNLRLTERPQVIVANKMDMPDAEENLKKFKEQIEEDYPIFPISALTRQGLRDLLFAVADKLEETPEFPLSHEEEEDTGVHRVLYKHEAEQTEFVITRDPAGVFVVSGDAIEKLFKMTDFSRDESVRRFARQLRGMGVDDALREKGAKDGDTVKLLDYEFEFID is encoded by the coding sequence ATGTTTGTCGATCAAGTCAAAGTTTATGTTAAAGGCGGAGACGGGGGCAACGGAATGGTTGCTTTCCGCCGTGAAAAATATGTGCCGAACGGAGGCCCAGCCGGCGGAGATGGCGGTAAGGGTGCCAATGTTGTTTTTGAAGTGAATGAGGGATTGCGCACGTTAATGGATTTCCGTTATCAGCGCCATTTTAAAGCTCCCCGCGGTGAGCATGGCATGTCTAAAAATCAGCATGGAAGAAATGCAAAAGACATGATTGTTAAAGTCCCGCCGGGAACAGTTGTATCAGATGCCGAGTCAGGGGAAGTAATCGCAGACTTGACGGAGCACGGGCAAAGAGCTGTTATAGCCCGCGGAGGCCGCGGAGGCAGAGGGAATACCCGCTTTGCCACACCGGCTAATCCTGCTCCAGAATTGTCCGAACATGGCGAACCGGGCCAGGAAAGAGATGTTGTGCTGGAGCTCAAGCTTTTAGCTGATGTTGGTTTAGTCGGTTTCCCAAGCGTTGGAAAATCGACGCTGCTGTCGGTTGTATCATCAGCAAGACCGAAGATTGCGGAATACCACTTTACGACGATTGTTCCCAATCTGGGAATGGTTGAGACTGAAGACGGCCGCAGCTTTGTCATGGCAGACTTGCCTGGATTAATTGAAGGTGCCCATTCGGGAGTAGGCCTGGGACATCAATTTTTACGGCATATTGAGAGAACAAGAGTTATTGTGCATGTTATCGATATGGCTGCTGTTGAAGGCAGGGATCCATTTGAAGACTATCTAACCATCAATAAAGAATTAAAAGAGTATAACCTTCGTCTCACTGAAAGGCCTCAAGTCATTGTGGCCAATAAAATGGACATGCCTGATGCGGAGGAAAATCTTAAGAAATTTAAAGAACAGATTGAAGAAGATTATCCGATTTTCCCAATATCCGCTTTAACAAGACAAGGGTTAAGGGACCTATTATTTGCCGTTGCAGATAAGCTTGAAGAAACGCCTGAATTTCCTCTGTCACATGAAGAAGAAGAAGACACTGGTGTGCACCGCGTTCTTTACAAGCATGAGGCTGAACAGACGGAATTTGTCATTACGAGAGACCCTGCAGGAGTGTTCGTCGTATCAGGCGATGCTATTGAGAAACTCTTTAAGATGACTGATTTCTCAAGAGATGAATCTGTCCGCAGATTTGCTAGACAGCTGCGCGGAATGGGTGTGGATGATGCTCTTCGTGAAAAAGGAGCAAAAGACGGTGATACCGTTAAGCTGCTTGATTATGAATTCGAGTTTATTGACTAA
- a CDS encoding sporulation initiation phosphotransferase B encodes MEKDWNMIEVLRHARHDWLNKIQLIKGNLSLNKVDRAKEIIDEIVVEAQQEARLSNLNLPGFASLLLTYNWENHYFQLEYEVLDDTISGRLDDFVLSEWTGSFFAILDSSVRPYHDNHLSVSIRHEKEGARFFFDFSGILTDIDKLDQFFKKKNDDITAAVQELAEEELALELFVPFIANGRE; translated from the coding sequence ATGGAAAAAGACTGGAATATGATTGAAGTGCTGCGTCATGCCCGGCATGACTGGCTGAATAAAATACAATTAATTAAAGGCAACCTTTCCCTTAACAAGGTAGACAGGGCTAAGGAAATCATAGATGAAATTGTGGTGGAAGCACAGCAGGAAGCAAGACTTTCTAATTTAAACCTTCCTGGGTTTGCTTCGCTTTTATTGACTTATAATTGGGAGAACCACTACTTTCAGCTTGAATATGAGGTGCTCGATGATACCATTTCCGGCAGATTGGATGACTTTGTCCTTTCTGAGTGGACAGGCTCTTTTTTTGCCATTTTGGATTCATCAGTAAGGCCTTACCATGATAATCATTTATCTGTATCCATCAGGCATGAAAAAGAAGGGGCTCGTTTCTTTTTTGATTTTAGCGGAATACTAACAGATATCGATAAATTGGATCAGTTCTTCAAAAAGAAGAACGATGACATAACCGCTGCTGTTCAGGAATTAGCTGAAGAGGAGCTTGCACTGGAGTTATTTGTGCCATTCATTGCGAATGGCAGAGAGTGA
- the rpmA gene encoding 50S ribosomal protein L27 has protein sequence MLLKLDLQLFASKKGVGSTKNGRDSISKRLGAKRADGQFVTGGSILYRQRGTKIYPGVNVGKGGDDTLFAKVDGVVKFERLGRDRKQVSVYPAAQEA, from the coding sequence ATGCTATTAAAATTAGATCTTCAGTTGTTCGCTTCTAAAAAGGGAGTAGGTTCTACAAAGAACGGCCGTGACTCAATCTCTAAGCGTCTTGGCGCTAAGCGTGCGGACGGACAATTCGTAACTGGCGGCTCAATTCTATACCGTCAGCGCGGTACTAAGATCTACCCAGGTGTAAACGTGGGTAAAGGCGGCGATGACACACTATTCGCGAAAGTTGACGGTGTTGTTAAGTTCGAGCGTCTTGGACGTGACCGCAAGCAAGTGAGCGTATATCCTGCAGCTCAAGAGGCGTAA
- a CDS encoding ribosomal-processing cysteine protease Prp, whose protein sequence is MIEVTIIRKDSGNIHSFEISGHAFFANRGKDIVCAGVSAVSIGAINAVHALTGVTPEISHGDGFLRCVLPDLQDDMNEKVQLLLEGMVVSLQTIEEDYGKYIKITFKKQEVE, encoded by the coding sequence ATGATTGAAGTTACGATTATTCGTAAAGATTCCGGAAATATTCATTCGTTTGAAATAAGCGGTCATGCATTCTTCGCAAACAGAGGCAAGGATATCGTCTGTGCAGGCGTATCTGCCGTTTCCATCGGTGCCATTAATGCTGTCCATGCCCTAACCGGCGTGACACCAGAAATCAGCCACGGAGATGGCTTTCTCCGCTGTGTCCTTCCTGATCTTCAGGATGACATGAATGAGAAAGTGCAGCTTCTTCTTGAAGGCATGGTTGTTTCATTGCAGACGATTGAAGAAGACTACGGGAAGTATATAAAGATTACCTTCAAAAAGCAGGAGGTGGAATAA
- the rplU gene encoding 50S ribosomal protein L21 produces MYAIIETGGKQLRVEEGQAIYIEKLSAEAGETVTFEKVLFVGGDSVKVGSPVVEGATVTAKVEKQGRQKKITVFKYKAKKNYRKKQGHRQPYTKVVIEKINA; encoded by the coding sequence ATGTACGCGATTATCGAAACTGGCGGTAAGCAATTACGTGTAGAAGAAGGTCAAGCTATCTACATCGAAAAGCTTAGCGCTGAAGCAGGCGAAACAGTTACTTTTGAAAAGGTTCTTTTCGTTGGCGGAGACAGCGTAAAAGTAGGAAGCCCTGTAGTTGAAGGTGCTACTGTTACAGCTAAAGTTGAAAAACAAGGCCGTCAAAAGAAAATCACTGTATTTAAGTACAAAGCAAAGAAAAACTATCGTAAGAAGCAAGGTCATCGTCAGCCTTACACTAAAGTTGTGATTGAAAAAATCAACGCTTAA
- a CDS encoding Rne/Rng family ribonuclease: protein MLVVNYTSRERRFAYLKDKRVEKLFIDQPKQRSSVGDIYLGTVAKVMPGLNAAFVEIGEVQSGFIHRDKLASYVCSAEELQVKEKQSISSFVHQGERILVQVEKDASGTKGPRLSGVIEFSGDSLIYMPNGRYVAVSKKIEDSEARENWRQFGYRAKEENEGLIFRTSCDSKKEIELIDELERLRLEYRDLLRAAEAKKKPGKVYEADSFIEEIKEEAKKMADGEIAVDDLTLKSVLQKHTSLPIRLHTGKENIFSAFNVEAEIDKALKRIVWLENGAYLIFDETEALTVIDVNTGKFAGKQDRRDTVLKTNEQAAEEAARQIRLRDIGGMILIDFIDMKEASDRKHILSTMENALKKDERRTNLVGFTPLGILQMTRKKTKPAISESLTERCQVCEGAGRVLSAETIAFRLERELWEHRGNDHEAVLIETTPDTAAVFSGENDTHKKRIEDSISLKIIFSFKENGKPFYEIRKFGSANELC from the coding sequence ATGTTAGTTGTAAATTATACATCAAGAGAGCGCCGATTTGCGTATTTAAAAGATAAGAGGGTCGAGAAGCTATTTATCGATCAGCCGAAGCAGCGTTCATCAGTGGGGGATATTTACTTGGGCACCGTTGCAAAAGTAATGCCTGGATTGAATGCAGCTTTTGTAGAGATTGGCGAAGTTCAAAGCGGATTTATTCACCGGGACAAACTGGCATCCTATGTTTGTTCTGCTGAAGAATTGCAAGTAAAGGAAAAACAGAGCATCTCTTCTTTTGTCCATCAGGGAGAAAGAATACTTGTTCAAGTTGAAAAGGACGCATCCGGAACCAAAGGACCGAGATTGTCAGGTGTGATTGAGTTCTCAGGAGATTCTCTGATATATATGCCAAATGGCCGTTATGTTGCTGTATCCAAGAAAATTGAGGATAGTGAAGCAAGAGAAAACTGGCGCCAATTTGGCTATCGTGCTAAAGAAGAGAATGAAGGGCTGATTTTCAGAACATCCTGTGATAGCAAGAAAGAAATTGAACTCATAGATGAACTTGAGAGGCTAAGGCTGGAGTACAGGGACCTTTTAAGGGCAGCAGAAGCAAAGAAAAAACCGGGAAAAGTTTACGAAGCGGATTCTTTTATTGAGGAAATTAAAGAAGAAGCGAAGAAAATGGCTGACGGAGAAATCGCAGTGGACGATTTAACACTGAAGAGTGTTCTCCAGAAACACACCAGCCTGCCAATTCGGCTGCACACTGGCAAGGAAAATATCTTCTCCGCTTTTAATGTTGAAGCTGAAATTGATAAAGCGCTGAAACGAATTGTATGGCTTGAAAATGGCGCATATCTTATTTTTGATGAAACTGAAGCTTTAACAGTCATCGATGTAAATACCGGAAAGTTCGCCGGTAAGCAGGACCGCAGGGATACTGTGTTAAAAACTAACGAGCAGGCGGCCGAAGAAGCTGCAAGACAGATCAGGCTCCGCGATATTGGCGGCATGATCCTAATTGATTTTATCGACATGAAAGAAGCATCTGACCGGAAGCATATCCTCTCCACCATGGAAAATGCGCTGAAAAAAGATGAAAGACGCACTAATCTCGTTGGATTCACCCCGCTTGGTATCCTCCAGATGACCCGAAAAAAAACAAAACCGGCCATTTCAGAATCACTTACCGAAAGGTGTCAAGTATGCGAAGGCGCCGGAAGAGTGCTGAGTGCTGAAACCATTGCCTTCAGGCTGGAAAGAGAACTGTGGGAACATCGGGGCAATGACCATGAAGCTGTCCTAATCGAAACCACCCCAGACACAGCGGCGGTATTCTCAGGGGAGAATGATACCCATAAAAAAAGAATCGAAGACAGCATTAGCTTAAAAATTATTTTTTCCTTTAAGGAAAATGGCAAGCCGTTTTATGAAATCAGAAAGTTTGGCAGTGCTAATGAGCTATGTTAG
- a CDS encoding M50 family metallopeptidase produces MNKITGLIKYIHIHPLLWAIIGLSVATAHFMELCMLLLIIFVHEMGHAAAASLYSWRIKKIALLPFGGVAEMDEHGNRPLKEEIVVIIAGPLQHIWMMGAALLFYELSWVSADIFHLFIQFNLMILIFNLLPVWPLDGGKLVFLWLSHNQAFPEAHRKTLFISAAGLISFIILTLLTSPVNLNIWVVLAFLVFSLYHEWKQSRFIFIRFLLERYYGKHSDFRTLKPIVVSEEELVIDVLERFQRGCKHPIIVEKDGKEKGALDENELLHACFAEKVLTAKIGDLLYVY; encoded by the coding sequence TTGAATAAAATAACAGGATTAATTAAATATATTCATATTCATCCTTTGTTATGGGCCATTATCGGACTATCTGTCGCGACTGCTCATTTTATGGAATTATGCATGCTTCTCCTGATTATCTTCGTTCATGAAATGGGCCATGCCGCTGCAGCATCCCTTTATTCCTGGAGAATAAAAAAGATTGCCCTCTTGCCATTTGGCGGAGTAGCGGAAATGGATGAACACGGAAACCGGCCGCTGAAAGAGGAGATCGTAGTCATTATAGCAGGGCCGCTTCAGCATATTTGGATGATGGGGGCGGCGCTGTTATTTTATGAGCTCTCCTGGGTGTCTGCTGATATTTTTCACCTGTTTATTCAATTCAATTTAATGATCCTGATTTTTAATCTGCTCCCTGTCTGGCCATTGGATGGAGGAAAGCTTGTGTTTTTATGGCTTTCTCATAATCAGGCATTTCCGGAAGCGCACAGAAAAACACTTTTCATTTCGGCTGCGGGTTTAATCAGTTTCATTATATTAACTTTGCTGACCTCTCCTGTTAACTTGAATATATGGGTAGTCCTCGCTTTTTTGGTGTTTTCGCTATATCATGAATGGAAGCAGAGCCGATTCATATTCATCCGCTTTCTCCTCGAAAGATACTATGGGAAACACAGTGACTTTCGGACATTAAAACCAATCGTTGTCAGTGAAGAAGAATTGGTTATTGACGTTCTGGAAAGATTTCAGCGAGGATGCAAACACCCAATCATTGTTGAAAAGGACGGGAAAGAGAAGGGTGCATTAGATGAAAATGAACTGCTGCATGCGTGCTTTGCAGAAAAAGTGCTGACCGCTAAAATTGGAGATTTGCTTTATGTTTACTGA
- a CDS encoding M23 family metallopeptidase translates to MNSRADEIRKRIERRKKEKERFSKKRDSTVLWTEDEERYGFNKLPSYESNLDEGNHPLFRKELFLFKLLASACIFLFAAILFKNQAATFDPARDFVKAAMEKDFQFAAVSGWYEEQFGKPLALLPFSDGKKDEKNVEENSEYALPASAKILEDFNDNGQRITIETGKEATIEAMSEGLVRFAGKKDGFGNTVIIQHGDKSESWYGNLAEINVNLYQYVEKGTGIGTSGDAGDGEKGSFYFAIKKDDDFINPIQVIPFE, encoded by the coding sequence ATGAATTCAAGAGCGGATGAAATACGCAAGAGAATCGAGCGGAGAAAAAAGGAGAAAGAAAGATTCTCAAAAAAGAGAGACTCAACTGTTCTTTGGACAGAAGATGAAGAGCGGTATGGGTTTAATAAGCTGCCTTCATATGAGAGCAATCTCGATGAGGGAAATCACCCCTTATTTCGAAAGGAACTATTTCTTTTCAAATTGCTTGCTTCTGCCTGTATTTTTTTATTCGCTGCTATTCTTTTTAAAAACCAGGCTGCGACATTTGATCCTGCAAGAGATTTTGTAAAGGCAGCCATGGAGAAAGATTTTCAATTCGCCGCGGTTTCCGGCTGGTATGAGGAGCAATTTGGAAAACCGCTGGCCCTGCTTCCATTTTCAGATGGTAAAAAAGATGAGAAGAACGTTGAAGAAAACAGTGAGTATGCATTGCCTGCTTCTGCAAAAATCCTGGAAGACTTCAATGATAATGGACAAAGAATAACGATCGAAACAGGAAAGGAAGCTACCATTGAAGCAATGAGTGAAGGGCTCGTACGGTTTGCTGGAAAGAAAGATGGTTTCGGAAATACGGTTATTATTCAGCATGGTGATAAAAGTGAGTCCTGGTATGGCAATTTGGCTGAAATTAATGTGAATTTATATCAATATGTTGAAAAAGGAACCGGTATAGGCACGTCAGGTGACGCCGGTGATGGAGAAAAAGGTTCTTTTTATTTCGCGATTAAAAAAGATGATGATTTTATAAATCCGATCCAGGTGATCCCATTTGAATAA
- the minD gene encoding septum site-determining protein MinD, which yields MGEAIVITSGKGGVGKTTTSANVGTALALQGKRVCLVDTDIGLRNLDVVMGLENRIIYDLVDVVEGRCKIHQAVVKDKRFDDLLYLLPAAQTSDKTAVTPEQMKKLVDELKQDYDYIVIDCPAGIEQGYKNAVAGADKAIVVTTPEVSAVRDADRIIGLLEKEENVEAPKLIINRIRSHLMKNGDMLDVDEITAHLSIDLIGIVADDDEVIKASNHGEPIALNPNSKASVAYRNIARRILGEAVPLQPLEEENKGVFSKLKKFFGVK from the coding sequence ATGGGAGAAGCGATTGTCATTACGTCCGGAAAAGGCGGAGTCGGAAAAACGACTACTTCCGCAAATGTAGGTACTGCTCTGGCCCTTCAGGGGAAAAGAGTGTGCCTGGTGGATACAGACATTGGCCTTCGAAATCTTGATGTGGTGATGGGACTGGAAAACCGCATTATTTATGATCTGGTCGATGTAGTCGAAGGCCGGTGCAAAATACATCAGGCTGTGGTTAAAGACAAACGGTTTGATGATTTGCTGTATTTGCTTCCTGCTGCTCAAACAAGTGATAAGACGGCTGTTACACCAGAACAGATGAAAAAGCTGGTCGATGAATTAAAGCAGGATTATGACTATATTGTCATAGACTGCCCTGCTGGAATTGAGCAGGGGTACAAAAATGCTGTTGCCGGTGCAGATAAAGCAATTGTTGTTACCACTCCTGAAGTTTCAGCCGTACGTGATGCTGACCGGATTATCGGCTTGCTTGAAAAAGAGGAAAATGTAGAGGCTCCAAAACTGATAATAAATAGAATTAGAAGCCATTTGATGAAAAATGGCGACATGCTCGATGTCGATGAAATAACCGCTCATTTGTCGATTGATTTAATTGGAATTGTGGCAGATGATGATGAAGTGATCAAAGCATCCAATCATGGTGAGCCTATTGCTTTAAACCCTAACAGCAAAGCTTCTGTTGCTTACCGTAATATCGCCCGCCGCATACTTGGTGAAGCTGTTCCGCTTCAGCCTCTTGAAGAGGAGAATAAAGGTGTATTCTCGAAACTAAAAAAGTTTTTTGGTGTTAAATAA
- the minC gene encoding septum site-determining protein MinC, translated as MKKSQNVTIKGTKDGLTLHLDDSCSYGELKKELDRKLSENSRSVEDRLLSVRVQVGNRYLTEEQQEELKELIRQKKNLIVESISSNVITKEEAEKQKEENEIVSVAKVIRSGQVLEVAGDLLLIGDVNPGGTVMAGGNIFIMGALKGIAHAGCHGNKEAVVVASLMKPSQLRISNCINRAPDKDQDDEKREMECAYIDEDDQITVDRLQVLMHLRPNITRLQGGS; from the coding sequence ATGAAAAAAAGCCAAAACGTTACAATAAAAGGGACGAAAGATGGTCTGACTTTGCATCTCGATGATTCCTGTTCATATGGAGAGCTGAAGAAAGAACTTGATAGAAAGCTTTCAGAAAACTCCAGATCTGTTGAAGACCGGCTTCTTTCAGTGAGGGTACAAGTCGGCAACCGTTACCTCACAGAAGAGCAGCAGGAAGAATTGAAGGAGTTAATCAGGCAAAAGAAGAACCTGATCGTTGAGTCTATTAGCTCCAATGTCATTACCAAAGAAGAAGCTGAAAAACAGAAGGAAGAAAACGAAATTGTATCTGTCGCGAAGGTGATTCGTTCCGGGCAGGTTCTAGAAGTGGCGGGAGATCTGCTTCTTATCGGAGATGTAAATCCCGGGGGCACTGTCATGGCTGGAGGAAACATATTTATAATGGGGGCGCTAAAAGGCATAGCCCATGCCGGATGCCATGGGAATAAGGAAGCCGTGGTCGTTGCTTCGCTTATGAAACCATCCCAATTAAGGATCAGCAATTGTATTAACCGGGCTCCTGACAAGGATCAGGATGACGAAAAAAGAGAAATGGAATGTGCTTACATAGATGAAGATGATCAAATAACCGTAGATAGATTACAAGTATTAATGCATCTAAGACCTAATATTACTAGATTGCAAGGGGGAAGCTAG